TAAAAATATACCAGACCTGTAAAAGTGCCGACCACGACAACCAGATTGGCCACGATCGTACCAAAGGATGCCGAGAAAATCGACGCTCCGTAATGGGTGCTGAAAAAGGGCAGAATCGAACTCTGCACCTGAGCCATCACGTTGGAGGAGAAATAATTCATCAGATACAAACCGGCAATGGCGCCGACAATAAAGGCCAGCGGCCAGCGGGAAATCCACCCAATACTGGGGATCAGCCTTAAAATCATCATAAAACCAAGAATGGCTCCGACCAGCAGCATATAATCATGATTGACGGAGACACCGACATACAACTTTCCATACAGATTATCCCAGTATGAAACAACAAACCAATAGCCGGCCGATATCCCGACAAAGACCGCTTCGCTGAGTTTGTACCACGGGTTGTCTTTATAAAGAAATGATATTATTCCCAGTGTAAAAAAGGCCGCCAGCCAGGTCCCAAATAATTCCATATTATCTTACTCCGGTTTGTATCAAACCAAGCGCCTCATTTTTATTTCCTGCTTCTTTTCTCACCTAGAAAAAAGGCCGCATTACCAATAATGATAAAAGCGATAACAATAACATGTGCAAACGACTGGGAAACCATAAACTTGGTCCCTTTGCCGAGAACCCCGGTAACCTTCTCAAATTCCGCGGCCCCGTTCAAGCCACCCAGAAGACCAACCAATTGTCCCGATCTGATGTATGGATATACCTGAGGAGCCTGAACCGCGGTATTTCCCGCGCCAAGCTTAACACCAAAGCGGTCAACGCCAATTTGCACCCATTCAATCGTCCCCGGATAACCGGCGGACAAATTGAACGAAAAATCTATATTCGAAAAATTGGATATATTCTTGACAAGTTCCAGCGAATCATAGGGCGTTCCGTAATAATCGCTCTGAAACATACTCTTGAAACTGCCGCCCATGCGCTGAATGACAAATTCATTTCCGGTCTGGAAGCCGAGGTTGACATAATCCCGGCCATATTGAAGATTGAGCGCCTGGATATCCGGCGATTCCATGATTTTCTGGATGGCCAGTTCCGCCTGTTGCGGTCCCTGGGGCCAAAGCCCCATTATTATTACCTTAAGATCACGTTTAAAGCAAAGTCCGAAAAATGATTCAGCCATCGGTTGCAGCTCCGGCGCCGACGGCGGATCATAGTCCAGCGACACCAGCACTTTCGAGCCCGGCTTCAGATCCATGACGGTGTCATACAGCGCTTTCACCTCAGGCGAAAGCTCGATCTTCTGCTGGATGCTCATAAAGAAAGGCAGAACCACGGCGATACCGACAAAAAGGAAAACGACCCGACGCTCGTAAACTTTACCCTGAATGGTCCTGACCAGAATAAAAAGCAGGAACAGCGCAATCAAAACTATAATAATATATGAAACTGCCGTTGAAAATACGACCGGTTTGGGAATGACAAAGTAGAAGAACAATGTCAGAATTAGTACGCCCGCATATACCAGAAAATCCTTTTTCATTATTCACCTCCAAGATGCGCCCGCTCGATCCCAAGAATGATCCTGAGCGACGTGGAAACTATGCCCAGCGCAATACCGATCATGATGGCCCGCTGGCCGGCCCCGTTGATATAGTTCATTATCCAGGAAGCTACTTTTGACGGATATATGACTTCGGGAAGATGAAAAATTCCTGCAATTGCATCGCCGACCGGAACCCGGCCGATCATGACAAAGAAGGCCGCAACCAGGAGCAGAGTAGCCTCGAGATTTCTGGCCCGAAAGGCCCGATAGGAGGCCGACGCCACAAAAAAGGCCAGCAAGGCAAACATTGTGGCCGACAGCGGCGTGTATATCCACTGGTAAAGCCAGTCGAATTTGGTGCCAAAATCACGAAACCCCTCGCCTCCGGAAAATCCAATAAGCACTATCAGGGCAAATGATACAACGATCACGATCGAATAGCCCCAGTCGCGACTCTTACGGTAAACCTTATCGAAGGAAATTTTCAGCAAATTGAGCGCCCCGAGCCAAATGGCACAGGCGCCGATAATGGAGAACCAGTCTGAAAACCAGTTATTCAACTGATTGAAAGGATAGTGAGGAATAAAGTATTGAATCAGGAAAACGAATCCAACCACCGCAGTTATTATCATCGGAATTTCACGACGCATATGCCAGTCCTCTTATTCCTATTCGCCTATTACTCTAAAAAAGTTGGAGAATTGATATAAATTAAACGTCTCCAATATCACACCGATTATAATCGATAACAAAATGGCGGCTTTGGCCGCATCCTGCCCTTTGATGGAACCAAGAAGCCGGGGTTCGCGGCTGAGATAAGCCGACGCTGCAAAAAGCTCTTCGCCGATCAAAGTATAGTCACACGAGGCCACGAAAAAGGGCAATTGCGAGGGCTGCCCTGTTCCGGCTATCTGGATGGCGCCGATTGAGTTACCTGTTTCGGCCATAATCAGCGACTCGGCAAAAAAGGCGCCCATATAAAAAATCGTGGCCGGTTTATCGCGGACAATAATTCCATCTATCGCGGCCGCATATCCAAATTGATCATCGGTAATGTAATGAACCTGATCTTCATTGAAGGCATCCGGCCGACCCGCCTTGCTGTAAGATTCCTTGACGATTTCCTTCGCCGTAATCATAACCAGCGAACGACTGACCGGCACTTCGATCTGGGTCTCATACTCAGCCGCCAATTGGGCCACCCGGCCGAGAATGGCCACACCGGCAATAGTCTGGACATTATCCATATCATTGATGCCGGGTACGAACAAAATCTTCCGGCCCATTTCGGTGGCTCGGCCAACAGCCTCATCAACCGATTCCAGACCGGCGATTTTCCTGATATATAACTCCTGTCCCGATTTTGCCTTCTGTATAAAGAAAAATATCGCGACACAAACAAAAATGGTCCCGACAAAAACATTGATTCGCTCCATATTGAACCATTGGGCCGAAGACTTGACCGGACCGACCGGATCGGATTCGGAAAGCACCGACCAGATGACGCTGCCGCCACGTTTGAGCTCATTAACAGCGGCCACCCGATAAAAATATTCCACCCCGTCCTTGACGGCATTGTCAATAAATTCGACCTTGCCGGCAGGGACATCTCCCACCACCGTAAATGAATCGGCTCCGACTTCTGACCGCATAACGCGGTAGGCGGTAACCTTACCGTCCTCATGATCATCAACCGATATGTCCCAATCGATACGGATTGCACCGCCGCCGTCATTCGGCTGATCCTTAACAACAATATTTTTGGGAATAACCGGCATTACATCCGGCGGAACCTGAATCAGAGTATCAGCGGCGGCCTGTGATGAATCAATCATTTCCTGGGCCGACAAAGAAACTGTCGCCGCAAAAACCGCCAGCAGCGCCAGAATAGAAAATTTGAAAATATAAGATTTCATATTAAATCAAAAAGACCTCACAGTTATAGCTATTCGGTAACTCGGTGAGGCCTCCGTTTCTTTGTTTGAAGTTTTATATTTCTTCATATCCTTACTTGCAAACCGGCATAATCCATTGCAGCCGACTCACCCCGGTAGTTCAACAAATGAATCTAATTATATGCCACATCGATGTCAAGCCAAAAATCAAATGATCCGGTTATGGTTTTTTTGTTGAGAATCCATTGATTCCATTCGGGTACAATATCTTCCGCTTTCCGCTTGACAGATTCGGCCCCTTTGGTTAGTATTAAATAACAATTGAAGTTCGTCAATAATGAAAAGATCCCGGATGCCTTCGGCATTTTCCGGTATCTTCTATCCCAAAAAGGATTCATTATTGTCCGACGTTATTTATTTCTAAGTTATTTTAAGGAGTCCAGAGATGCAGGGTAGCAAGCTCTATGTGGGAAACCTTCGATATTCGACAACGGTCGAACAATTGACTGAACTGTTTTCAAATTATGGTGAGGTGAAACATGTCAATATTATCGAAGGCCGAGGCTTTGGATTCGTCGAAATGTCAAAGGCCGAGGAGGCCGAAAAAGCCATGGAAGCTCTTAATGGGTTCGATTTTAACGG
This sequence is a window from candidate division Zixibacteria bacterium HGW-Zixibacteria-1. Protein-coding genes within it:
- a CDS encoding RNA-binding protein translates to MQGSKLYVGNLRYSTTVEQLTELFSNYGEVKHVNIIEGRGFGFVEMSKAEEAEKAMEALNGFDFNGRTMRIDEARPPRNGPRPRRDERKY